A region of the Acetonema longum DSM 6540 genome:
GTGGGATAAGGTGCATCGGCCGCTTGAAAAAATATTCTGATTTCATGTTATATTTAATGACTTCAATCCACAATTCGCAGACCTTATAAAAAAAAGCGACGGTTTCAAGTGAAACTCTGCACAATAAAATTAAGCTGCAATTGAGCAAAAAGCACAAATTTACAGATTTTTTTTGCCGCCATCCAATATCGGCTGCCGTTCTGTGATAAAACACTTATGAAAAAAAAGAACATTGGCATCTGAGTCCACAGATACCAGTGTTCCTACAAAAACGTACATCCATTAAATTTTTGTATTCTGCTCAATCAAGAAAAAGGAACCACATTCATGATCATATAAGCAATCAGAATATCTCTTCTGACGGAAGAATCATCAAGGTCAAAATGAGTAATTGCTTTGACCCGGTCCAGCCGGTATTGTAAGGTATTGCGGTGGATGTAAAGCGCCTCCGCAGTCCGGAGCATGTTCCCGTTTTTCTCAAGATAAGTCCGCAGTGTTTCCATCAGCTGCGAACTGCCGCCTAAATCCGCTTCATACAATCCTTTTAAATAATGATCCCGAAACAGGACTAGCTTTTTCCGGTCCTCCACATACAGCATCAACTGATAGCTGCCAATGTCGGGAAAAAATGCGGCAGAGCCAGGCAGCAGATGCTGTTGCAAAAGGGAAGCCGTAAAATGCGCCTCGTCAAAGCCGGCCCGGACCTGTATGACGTCCGACAGCACGCTGCTAAACGATAGATAAACGGAACGTTTCTCCTGCGCATCCAAATATGCCCGGATCTTTTTAAGCGAATCCATGATTGGGTATAGACCGGCCTCATCCTCGGAATAAAGCAGATAGTCGACCGTTTTCAGATTCACCTTGCAAATTTCTTCCAAGCCAAGTTCTTCAAACAAAACCTTCGTTTGCTTTTTGAGGTTTTTTGAAAAGCAGAGCATGACATTCTCATCAATACGCGCATTGTGGATATGGGAAACCTCCTCATTGGGGATGCTAAAAACCGCGCACATAAAACACCGGTCCGGTGATATGCCCGCGTGCTCGAACAGACGGGCAATTTCCGGCCGGGTCAAGGAATTGGAAACCAAAAGCTGGTCCAAAAGAGAATGGTCCTTTCTGGCAATATACGTGCTCTCCATGATGAGAGTCGATACATCCCTTGTAATGTCCAAAAAGCTGACCACGCCGGAGCAAAAAAACAGGGGAAGGTCTGCTTCGTCGGCTTTGCGGATCACCTGCTCCGGCAGTTTCTTGAAATTGATTCCACCTTCCACCAGGAGCCCTGACAGTTGGTTCAAAACGGCCTCATCAATGAGTTGTAGAAGTTCTCCTTCATCCGTTCCATATTCATATCCGGAAACAAGAAGGAATTCACCTCCATGTACCCATGGCGTTATTGTTTTGGTATGTTTTGCGTATGGCCAAGAGACTCCTTTGTCGAGTCCTCTTCGACCCGCAATCAGCCGGACGTTTCTTAACACGTCCAACTCCAAAAGCTGCCTACATGTAACCATTGCCTCTTCCTCCCGCTCTCCAAAACTGCGCTGCTGAGACGCATGTACAGATCAAAACCATCTAAAAATCAGAAATATCAATTTATTCAGCGACTGCCGCACTACATATTACACCAATATAGTAACTCATATTCATATATCCCCACGGTAGCTAATATCTATGATACGCATAAACAAGCCATGAGTCAATTGCTTCATATTGCTGCCATGGTCATTACTGTCAACTGTATTTACGTCCTTCCTTCCGGTATTCAAGCCACTTATTCTCACTTCGGCATTCCAATATAAATTTACCGCATCTGAATAAATTTATCTTTTCTATTGACAAAATTAAAAATATTAAGTTAATATTATTTCCAGGATAATGTAACGGCTCCCCAAGGGGGGGGCTATTACCGAAAGTTTAATTAGTTCTATGGCTTTTTTATTAAGTCGCTATTAAACCATTATACATCCATTCAGGCTCTTGCATAAAAAGTTAATGAAAACCTGCCATCTTAATATTGGCCGTCGCTATCGTTCTAAAACGTTTTAATTTGGTAGCTGTAGCTGCTGTAGCTAAGGAAGGATAGATAATTATAAAATTTGGAGATGGTAACATGTCAGAACAAGATCGGGCTATCCTGGATAGATTTATCTCAGTAATCAAATTTATACCAGGACTTTTTATCGAAGATGTATCAGTAATGGTTGCAGATACCGAAAAATTTATTATGTATCTACCAAGCAAAAAAACAGGATCTTAAACTTACGGGTGTGAAAGTAGATAAAGGCTCTTCTACGCTTACCGCCATGAAAGAAAGACGCCGTGTGGTCATGAGGCATGATAAAAATGTGTATGGGGTAAGCTATATCGCCGTAGCCGTTCCAATTTTCAACGAACATAATGCGGTAATTGGCGCACTTTGCGCTGATTATATACCAGAACTTCAGGATGATATTCGGGATATGACGGCAAAATTATATAATGCCATTAATGTATTGGCCAGTACCAGTGAGGAAATTTCCGCGCAAACCGAAGAGATTTCTGCGGTATCACATACAATGGCCAATGCAGCAAAAGAGTTTCAAATTAAGACTTCTGAAACTGATCATGTTATTGATATTATAACATCCATTGCTAGCCAGACAAATTTACTCGGACTAAATGCCGCGATAGAAGCGGCCAGAGTTGGCGAGCATGGGCGGGGATTTAGCGTTGTAGCGGAAGAGATTCGTAAACTTGCCAGCAATAGCGCGGCATCAATAAAAACCATTGCCGATATCCTAAAAGTAATAAAAACAGAAAGCAAAGACGTATTCAAGCTTACAGAACAAACCAGCGAGGTTATCAGGCAAGTTGCTGAAGCGACAAGCTTGGCTACAAATACAATTCAAGAAATTGGTAATATGGCGTTGAAGCTTAAAAACTTAGCTGATAGTCTTAGTAGGGACAGCCATTAAGCATTAGTAACCTTTGACCAGTAGCATAAGCTACGCAGAACTAGATAGTTATATCCTTCAGCTCACCATCCAGCAGCCGCCTTTTCCTCTTGTCGTTTCAATCATTCATTGGCAAACGTCAAAATGCCGTCTCCAGACACATCAGTTGGATAACGGCATTGTTTTACAGAAAACGTTGAAAAAGGCATTTATTAGTCAATCTGCAAGATACGTTTTGCATTCTCGCCAAGGATTTTGTCAATAGCCGCTGTCGCCATGGGCAGATTGCGCATGGCGTCAATATTTTTTTTCACGTCCACATTGGGCCAGTCGGTACCGAAAACGAACTTATCGGCAAAACGTTCCATGTCCGGGAAATAAGTCAGCAGCTTACCGGGTGGAAGACCCGTGACGTCAATATAGACATTCTTGTGCAGACGAATCATGCAATAAGCCTCATCATACCAAGGCCCCCGGCCGCCGTGGGCCATCACTATTTTCAAATCAGGAAAATCTACCGCGACATCATCGTAAAGAATGGGATTGCCATACTTGATGCGCGAATTTTTGAAAATCGAGGAACCCGTATGAAATAAGATGGGAACGGCAAGTTTTTCGGCAACAGTGTAAAGAGGATAGAGAACCGGGTCGTTGGGGTAAAAGTGGTTGTAGGTCGGATAGAGCTTCACGCCTTTAAAGCCGAAATCTTTCACCAGTGCCGGCAAAATTGCCGCCATATTTGGATCCAGATATGGATTAAACGTGCAAAAAGGAATCAGGCGGGGGCTGCCTTTACAGAAGTCGGCGACCATTTCGTTTGTCGCAACGCCAGTGGTTAAAGGCGCCACTTCGGCCAATACTACGGAATAATCAACTTCATTTTCATCCATCAGCGAAAGAAAGTTTTCCGGCTGCTTATACTTCTGACAAAAAACCTGGTATGCGTCCGGGGAGGGAAAGGCTTGGGCGAACCATGCAAAGGCGGTATCACAGAAAGATTCATACTCACTTAAATGGACATGAAAATCGATGACTGTTTTTTTCAAGATTTCTTCCTCCTTGGTATTTTGCATATAATCACAGAAGCCTTCGCCGGTCTTGCAGCCAAGGTTATCCGGTCCGACCATTTTCCGCTGGCCTGAAGATTGCTGCCAATTTTACCGCAGAATGGAGCCGGCTATAACCATCCGCATGGCCTGGTTGGTACCTTCGTAAATCTGGGTGATCTTGGCATCCCGCATCAGGCGCTCTACGGGGTATTCCCGGCTGTAGCCATAGCCGCCGAAAACTTGCACGGCGTCGGCGGTCACTGCCACGGCGGCGTCCGAGGCAAACAATTTGGCCATGGCGGCTTCCTTGGAATAAGGAAGATGATTCGACTTGTTATACGCCGCCCGATAAGTCAGCAGCCGGGCTGCATCTACCTTAGTGGCCATATCGGCCAGCATAAAACTGATTGCCTGGTTGCCGGTGATCGGCTTGCCGAATTGGATCCGCTCTTTTGCGTACTTAATAGCGTGCTCCAGAGCGCTCTGGGCAATGCCGACAGCTTGCGCTGCTATGCCGATCCGCCCCCCGTCCAGGGTCGTCATGGCGATTTTGAATCCTTCCCCTTCTTTGCCCAGGAGATTGGCAGCCGGAACGCGGCAGTTTTCAAAGATCAGTTCTCTTTGCACCGAAGAACGAATCCCCATTTTGATTTCTTTTTTGCCGAAGGTAAAGCCTGGGGTTCCTTTTTCGACAATAAACGCGCTCAAGCCTTTCAGGCCGGCGGCCTTGTCGGTGGCGGCGAATATGACTTCGATTTCCGCTTCGCCGCCATTGGTATTAAAGACTTTGGTACCATTCAGGATATAACTGCCCCCGTCTTTAACCGCAGTCGCGGACCCCGCCGAGGCATCGGTGCCGGCGTTGGGCTCGGTCAGGCCAAAGGCTCCCAGTTTATTGCCGGACGCCAGCGGCCGCAAGTATTTTTGCTTTTGCTCTTCTGCGCCGTAGTGAAAAATCGGCCAGGAACAGAGTGAAGTGTGGACGGAAAGCCCAATGCCGGTGGAGGCGCATACGCGGGATATCTCTTCCACCGCAATGGCATAGCTTACAAAATCGCTGCCCACCCCGCCATACTCTTCGGGATAGGGTATGCCCAGAATACCCAGTTCGCCCATCGCAGCAAAGATCTCCCGCGGGAAATATTCCTTTTCATCCCGTTCCGCGGCCGTCGGCGCCACCGATTTCTCGGCAAATTCCCTCACCATTTTGCGAATGTCTGTTTGCTCTTGTGTGAGTACAAAATTCACAATTGTTTCCTCCCCTATTTTCTATCTTCATGTTTTCGATCTGAATCGCACTGCTGGTAGGCAAAAGAAAGATAAAGCGCCTGTTGGAGTTCCATTGGACCATCCAACAGGGCCTCATCTCCTTCGCAATGACAGTACTGACTATTTCTTCACGGCAAATTTGGGATCTTGGTGACCCCGCTGGAACTGCTTCTGAACGATCAGGGTCCCGCTGGCCTTACCCACCAGCAGCGGCTCTTTCAGCACATTCGCCGCGGAAATGGCCAGCTTGGGATCACGGGCCAGCTCGATCACTTTGTAAGCCTCGAACTTCATTTTGCGGGAAGAAGCGCCGGCCGATTCAATCCAGCCGTGATATTCCATGAAGTCGCCGGCATAAACGGGTGCTAAAAATTCAACCGAGTCGTAGGAGCGAAACAAGCTTTCATCCCCGTCGAAACGAATGCACAGTTCTGTGCCGACATCGCCAAAGTAGTCCAGAATTTTTGAGCCGTTGACCAGTTCACCGGCATAGTGCGCATCACCAGCGCTCATTCTTGCCCGTAGAATAACTTTTTCCCCAACCATGTTTATCTCTCCTCGTTTTCATAATTATTTACATCAAAAGCCATAGGTATAGCCGGCTTTTAACGCCTGTACATTGAGGGCCGCCACCTTTTGTTTTGCCGCAAAAGCCTGCTGCACTGCCGCGACCACCTTATCGTACGGGATAAACGGCAAATACTTTAACAGGGCGCCTAAAGCAACCATGTTGGCCACTTTTGCGTTGCCCAATTCGACGGCAATATCATAAAAGGGCACTTTCTTAATTTCCCGGCATTGACAGGCAGGTTCCCGCTCAATCATCGAACTGTTGAGCAGCAGTGCGCCCTGGGGGGCCATCAGGCTTTGGAAATCCTGCAGGGACCGTTCATCCATGATCAGCATCAGCTCGGCTTCCGAAATGATGGGCGATTCCATGGCATCAGAAATGACCACATGGCACATCGTGCGGCCGCCTCTTTTTTCCTGGCCGTAGAAAGGGGCAAAGGTAACCTGATACCCTGCCGCCACGGCTACGCTGCAAAGCACCTCGCCCAGCAGCATGATTCCCTGCCCGCCAATTCCGGAAAACAGCATCTCATGTTTCATTTCACAGTCACCTCCTGCGGGGTTTTAAACACGCCCAAGGGATATATATCAATCATCTGTTCGTCCACCCAAGCCAGAGCATCGACGGGTTTCTTCCCCCAGCCCGTGGGGCAGGGAGACAGTACTTCCACAAAGCTGAGGCCCTTGTTTTCAAACTGCAGGGTAAACGCTCGCCTCATCGCTTTTTTAGCGGCGGCAATACGCTGCGGGTTGTTGACGGTAACCCGTTCGCTGTAGCAGACGCCGGGCATCCGGGCCATGATTTCCGCCATGTTCACCGGATAGCCGCTGGTCGCTGCGGACCGGCCATGGGGCGAGGTGGAAGTCACCTGCCCCAGGAGGGTGGTGGGAGCCATCTGGCCGCCTGTCATACCGTAAATAGCGTTATTGACGAAAATCACCGTGAAGTTTTCCCCCCGGACGGCAGCATGCATGATCTCGGACATACCTTCGGAAACCAGATCGCCGTCTCCCTGATAAACCAGAACAAATTTATCCGGCAAAGCGCGCTTGATGCCCGTAGCCAGGGCCGGCGCCCTGCCGTGCAGAGCGCAGATGGCATCCATCCTGTAATATTTGTCGGCATAAACGGAACAGCCGATCGGCCAGACAAGGATTCCCCGTTCGCGCAGCTGCAGCTCATCGATCAGCTCCGCCATCAGTTTGTTGATCAGGCCATGACCGCAGCCGCCGCAATAAGTGGTGACTGCCTCCGTAAAAACGTCCGGTCTGCTGTAGATCGTCTTCACTTACTTCACCACCAATTCTTTGATCTGCTGAAAGATTTCTTTCGGCGTGGGCACGACGCCGCCCAGCCGGCCGTAAAAATGAACATTCTCTTTATGAGCCACAGTAAGCTTGACGTCTTCCACCATCTGTCCGGCGCTTAGCTCGGTTACCAGGAACTTTTTATCGTCTAGGCCGGCGAACGCCTTCACCGGAAAGGGCCAGAGAGAAATGGGCCGCACCAGGCCTACTTTTAAACCGGCCTCCCTGGCCAGCTTCATGGCCCCCAGGTTGATCCGGGCCATGCTGCCGTAAGCGACCAAAACAAGCTCCGCATCTTCTACCTGGTAATTTTCCCAGCGTTCCTCGTTGGCCTTGATTTTGGAAAATTTCTCCTGAAGGACCAGGTTGAACCCTTCCCACTGGGCGGCGCCGTCGCCGCAGGTAGTAATCGCATTGTGCTCCCGGCCGGCGCAGCCGGTAAGGGCCCAGTTCAAATCGCAATGCTGCTGTTTGCGCCCGGGAAGCTCCACGCTTTCCTGCATCTTAGCCAGCAAGGCATCGCTGAGCAGGACCACGGGATTGCGGTATTTTTCCGCCAGTTCAAAGCATTCCTGAATAAGCTGGCACATTTCCTGCACAGAATAAGGCGCCAGCACCAGATTATTGTAATCGCCGTGCCCGCCGCCTTTCACCGCCTGGAAATAATCACCCTGGGCCGCCAGAATCTCCCCGTCGGCAGGACCGGGGCGCATGACCTGCACAATAACGGCAGGCAAGCCGGCGGCGCTCATAAACGACATGGCTTCCTGCCCCAGGCTGAAACCTGGGCCCGAGGTGGCTGTCATCACCCGGTTGCCGGTAGCTGCCGTGCCGGCGATCATATTAAATACGGCAACTTCCGTTTCCCCCTGTACAAACACCAAGTCTTCATCCTTGGCCTTCCTGGCGTAATATTCCGGCACTTCACTGGATGGCGTAATAGGGTAACCGAAAAAAAATCTACAGCCGGCACGAATAGCAGATTCCGCCAGAGCCGCATTGCCTTGCATAAAGACCTTCTCGCCCATCTTCTCGTCCTCCCTTAATAAACCGTCGATATCTTCGCTTAGCTTTCTTTATAAACTGCTATTGCCGCTTCCGGACATACCCTGGCGCAGGTGCCGCAGGCGATACAGTCCTGAAGTAAGGCGGCGGCAGGGGGATAGTATCCCCGTTTATTGACCTTGTCCCCTATCAGCAGAACTTTTTGGGGACAAAAATTGACGCAATAGCCGCATTCTTTGCACCGGTCAAATTCAATCTTTACCTGATTCATATTCAACACCTCTCTTTGCCGATTTTTGTTCTATTATTAAGAACGTCGTTCTATTTATATAGCCATTATATCACCTCTAAGCCAATAGTCAATCCTGGCGGGACTATTTTTACGGCAATGAGAAGCTAACTGAAGCGATTTGCATTTTGTTCCTAATATTGAGCAGCTTCTCAACCTGTAAAGGCAAATTACAGTATTTACGAAATATATCGGGAAATATAGATGCCAAACCTTGAAAATTCCGGTTTACTATGTCAAAATATACTTTAAGTGTTTCTTCATTTAGTAAAGCGTTCTGTTTCCGCATTATCGGGCCTGTTTAAAACAGCCCGGCTGTCCCAAGCCGGCTGAAGCACTTGAA
Encoded here:
- a CDS encoding PucR family transcriptional regulator; the encoded protein is MVTCRQLLELDVLRNVRLIAGRRGLDKGVSWPYAKHTKTITPWVHGGEFLLVSGYEYGTDEGELLQLIDEAVLNQLSGLLVEGGINFKKLPEQVIRKADEADLPLFFCSGVVSFLDITRDVSTLIMESTYIARKDHSLLDQLLVSNSLTRPEIARLFEHAGISPDRCFMCAVFSIPNEEVSHIHNARIDENVMLCFSKNLKKQTKVLFEELGLEEICKVNLKTVDYLLYSEDEAGLYPIMDSLKKIRAYLDAQEKRSVYLSFSSVLSDVIQVRAGFDEAHFTASLLQQHLLPGSAAFFPDIGSYQLMLYVEDRKKLVLFRDHYLKGLYEADLGGSSQLMETLRTYLEKNGNMLRTAEALYIHRNTLQYRLDRVKAITHFDLDDSSVRRDILIAYMIMNVVPFS
- a CDS encoding methyl-accepting chemotaxis protein produces the protein MKVDKGSSTLTAMKERRRVVMRHDKNVYGVSYIAVAVPIFNEHNAVIGALCADYIPELQDDIRDMTAKLYNAINVLASTSEEISAQTEEISAVSHTMANAAKEFQIKTSETDHVIDIITSIASQTNLLGLNAAIEAARVGEHGRGFSVVAEEIRKLASNSAASIKTIADILKVIKTESKDVFKLTEQTSEVIRQVAEATSLATNTIQEIGNMALKLKNLADSLSRDSH
- a CDS encoding amidohydrolase family protein, translating into MKKTVIDFHVHLSEYESFCDTAFAWFAQAFPSPDAYQVFCQKYKQPENFLSLMDENEVDYSVVLAEVAPLTTGVATNEMVADFCKGSPRLIPFCTFNPYLDPNMAAILPALVKDFGFKGVKLYPTYNHFYPNDPVLYPLYTVAEKLAVPILFHTGSSIFKNSRIKYGNPILYDDVAVDFPDLKIVMAHGGRGPWYDEAYCMIRLHKNVYIDVTGLPPGKLLTYFPDMERFADKFVFGTDWPNVDVKKNIDAMRNLPMATAAIDKILGENAKRILQID
- a CDS encoding acyl-CoA dehydrogenase, translating into MNFVLTQEQTDIRKMVREFAEKSVAPTAAERDEKEYFPREIFAAMGELGILGIPYPEEYGGVGSDFVSYAIAVEEISRVCASTGIGLSVHTSLCSWPIFHYGAEEQKQKYLRPLASGNKLGAFGLTEPNAGTDASAGSATAVKDGGSYILNGTKVFNTNGGEAEIEVIFAATDKAAGLKGLSAFIVEKGTPGFTFGKKEIKMGIRSSVQRELIFENCRVPAANLLGKEGEGFKIAMTTLDGGRIGIAAQAVGIAQSALEHAIKYAKERIQFGKPITGNQAISFMLADMATKVDAARLLTYRAAYNKSNHLPYSKEAAMAKLFASDAAVAVTADAVQVFGGYGYSREYPVERLMRDAKITQIYEGTNQAMRMVIAGSILR
- a CDS encoding hotdog fold domain-containing protein, with amino-acid sequence MVGEKVILRARMSAGDAHYAGELVNGSKILDYFGDVGTELCIRFDGDESLFRSYDSVEFLAPVYAGDFMEYHGWIESAGASSRKMKFEAYKVIELARDPKLAISAANVLKEPLLVGKASGTLIVQKQFQRGHQDPKFAVKK
- a CDS encoding 2-oxoacid:acceptor oxidoreductase family protein produces the protein MKHEMLFSGIGGQGIMLLGEVLCSVAVAAGYQVTFAPFYGQEKRGGRTMCHVVISDAMESPIISEAELMLIMDERSLQDFQSLMAPQGALLLNSSMIEREPACQCREIKKVPFYDIAVELGNAKVANMVALGALLKYLPFIPYDKVVAAVQQAFAAKQKVAALNVQALKAGYTYGF
- a CDS encoding thiamine pyrophosphate-dependent enzyme; protein product: MKTIYSRPDVFTEAVTTYCGGCGHGLINKLMAELIDELQLRERGILVWPIGCSVYADKYYRMDAICALHGRAPALATGIKRALPDKFVLVYQGDGDLVSEGMSEIMHAAVRGENFTVIFVNNAIYGMTGGQMAPTTLLGQVTSTSPHGRSAATSGYPVNMAEIMARMPGVCYSERVTVNNPQRIAAAKKAMRRAFTLQFENKGLSFVEVLSPCPTGWGKKPVDALAWVDEQMIDIYPLGVFKTPQEVTVK
- the vorB gene encoding 3-methyl-2-oxobutanoate dehydrogenase subunit VorB, coding for MGEKVFMQGNAALAESAIRAGCRFFFGYPITPSSEVPEYYARKAKDEDLVFVQGETEVAVFNMIAGTAATGNRVMTATSGPGFSLGQEAMSFMSAAGLPAVIVQVMRPGPADGEILAAQGDYFQAVKGGGHGDYNNLVLAPYSVQEMCQLIQECFELAEKYRNPVVLLSDALLAKMQESVELPGRKQQHCDLNWALTGCAGREHNAITTCGDGAAQWEGFNLVLQEKFSKIKANEERWENYQVEDAELVLVAYGSMARINLGAMKLAREAGLKVGLVRPISLWPFPVKAFAGLDDKKFLVTELSAGQMVEDVKLTVAHKENVHFYGRLGGVVPTPKEIFQQIKELVVK
- a CDS encoding ferredoxin family protein, with translation MNQVKIEFDRCKECGYCVNFCPQKVLLIGDKVNKRGYYPPAAALLQDCIACGTCARVCPEAAIAVYKES